From Haloarcula sp. CBA1127, a single genomic window includes:
- the coxB gene encoding cytochrome c oxidase subunit II codes for MVVFPLHGGDVRAPSAVFDQIFEVFLLLGTTVGVVVVAYTMYHALKYRDDGDETDPYADKVERPEMGELPTGGTGGRKVFYSFSISAIIVVSLIAWTYSQLLYIEQGPDPAQEEALEIDVEGYRFGWDFVYPNGHTTNTLRVPQDRVVRLQVTSTDVFHNFGIPELRVKTDAVPGQYTSAWFTANETGTYAAKCYELCGSGHSLMTTDVVVMPQDEYEEWYAETNGAAASRNETDQRIATEATALGGAPA; via the coding sequence ATGGTTGTGTTCCCCTTGCACGGTGGCGACGTCAGGGCACCCAGTGCGGTGTTCGACCAGATCTTCGAGGTGTTCCTGCTGCTGGGAACGACCGTCGGGGTGGTCGTCGTGGCGTACACGATGTACCACGCACTCAAGTACCGCGACGACGGGGACGAAACGGACCCGTACGCCGACAAGGTTGAGCGGCCCGAGATGGGGGAGCTGCCGACCGGCGGCACGGGTGGCCGAAAAGTGTTTTACTCGTTCAGCATCAGCGCCATCATCGTCGTCTCGCTCATCGCCTGGACGTACTCGCAACTGCTGTACATCGAGCAGGGCCCCGATCCGGCCCAGGAGGAGGCGCTGGAAATCGACGTGGAAGGGTACCGCTTCGGCTGGGACTTCGTGTATCCGAACGGGCACACGACCAACACGCTCCGGGTGCCACAGGACCGGGTGGTCAGGTTACAGGTGACTTCGACGGACGTGTTCCACAACTTCGGGATCCCGGAGTTGCGAGTCAAGACCGACGCCGTCCCGGGCCAGTACACGTCGGCCTGGTTCACGGCCAACGAAACGGGGACCTACGCCGCCAAGTGCTACGAGCTGTGTGGCAGCGGCCACTCGCTGATGACGACGGATGTGGTTGTGATGCCACAGGACGAGTACGAGGAGTGGTACGCGGAGACGAACGGGGCGGCAGCAAGCCGCAACGAGACGGACCAGCGAATCGCGACTGAGGCGACCGCCCTCGGAGGTGCGCCCGCATGA